Below is a genomic region from Spartinivicinus marinus.
AGCCGTGGCTTTGCTGCTGAATTAGCTGCAGCAACCACTGTTGTACTAGCATCTGGTACCGGCCTACCCATCTCTACAACACACACGTTAGTTGGTGCTGTATTAGGGGTTGGCTTTGCTAGAGGAATTGGCGCTCTGAACTTGCGGGTTATTGGTAATATCTTTATTTCTTGGATAGTTACTTTACCAGCAGGTGCTGGCCTGGCAATTTTATTCTTCTATATTTTCGAAAGTCTTTTTACTTAAGCTGTTTTCCACTATAGCCAATAAGGTAAAAGCAAAATTAAGTATGCATGCAGTGAAGGCTGCATGCTTGCACGCCTTCTGACTTTAACTAAGCCCTAATCTACTACCTGACTAAAAATACTGACATATGGGCATGGGTAGCCACATAGTTACCATGAGCATGAAAAAGGTTTTCCCAGAAACCAGGAACATGGGAAGCCATAATAACCAGGTCAGCTTCAATTGCCTCTCCCGCATCACTCAACAACCTATCAAGGTCCGCAGCTGGGTCTGAAGCAGTAATTGGATGTCCGAACCCTTTCACACCATAAGTACTGTTCTGCATAGCAACAAACTCATCCAGCTTTTTGGCAAAAACCTCAGGGTTACGTGCCAGTTCGCTAGGTAAAGAACCCGTTACTGACACATAGTAGACTTCAGCACCATATAACTTTGCAAGATCTGCAGCAGCCTGTAATGCCTTACCCATTTTGTCTAGGTGAGTCAGGTCAATGGGAACCATAATTTTGGTATACATTGCAGTCTCCTCCACCTTGATTCAGGGAACGCTACTTAAAAGGTAGATACCCTGACTGTTGGCAGCAAGCCAGATACTTGCTTAAGGGCGCCTCTAATATTACAGCGAGGGCTAAGCTAGTTTAAACTATCTACTTTTTTATAACCCATGTCCTGATAATTAAGACTTTCCAAGAAAAAGGAAACAGTAGTTATGTGGTTGCACTATGCAGTAATTGGCTTGGCACTACTGGCCCTTCTAGGTGTTGTTCTAGAAGAAGTAATACATATCAACAAAGCCAAAATTACCCTTTTTCTTGGCGCCCTGGCCTGGATTCTACTCTTTGTTTCAAATCATGGTGGGCCTGAAAATCAGGAGACAATTATTCATGGTCTGGAAAGCAATATTGCCGAAATAGCCAGTCTTTGGCTTTTCTTACTGGCAGCGATGACCTTTGTTGCTTACCTCAACAAAAAGGGCATGATTGAAAACCTAATTTACCTGTTCCTCCCTAAGCAGGTTTCTGAGCGAAAACTGTTATTTTTAACTGGCTTGTTTTGTTTTATTTTTTCGTCCCTGGCCGACAATATCACAGCAACCCTAGTCTCCGTCACCCTGATTCTTTCCTTACGCATGGATACGGCAAAAACCCTACGGTTTGCTGCCCTACTAGTTTTTGCTGTTAATTCTGGCGGTGTGGCCTTGATTACTGGTGATGTGACCACCCTCATGATATTCCTACAAGATAAAGTAGAAATACTGGATTTATTAATGCTGAGTATGCCGTCCTTTGTTGCTGTTATGTTTATGGCAACCATACTAAGCCTGGGACTTTCGGGAGAAGTCACGGTGCAGCAGCATCGCGCTGAAGTGCGCAGTGTGGATATCATCATCGCTTGTGTATTTCTCTCTACAATCGTAGGCACAATTATTCTGAATGTTGCCTACCAGATCCCCCCCGTACTCACTTTTCTGTTTGGATTATCAATCATGTTTCTGGTAGCTCGCTTTTTCAATGATGATATTGAAAATGACCCTATTCTCGAATATATCCGCTCCATTGAATTCGAAGCCCTGCTGTTTTTCTTAGGTATTTTATTACTTGTAGGGGCTCTGAAAGAAATAAATGTATTAGAGTCTCTGCTATCAATGTACTCATTGGCATCACCACTAGTAGCAAACTATTTGATGGGGCTATTATCTGCCTGTATTGATAACGTTCCCCTTACCGCTGCACTACTAAAATCTGGCATTACTATGACCAAAGCAGAATGGCTAGGACTAACTTATGCTGTTGGTGTTGGAGGTTCACTGCTCATTATCGGTTCTGCTGCAGGCATAGTGGCAATGTCAAAAATACCAGGTCTTACCTTTGGCAAATACGCCCGTTATGGACTGGCATTGTTGGGGGCATACTCGGTTGGCTATGCAGGGGTATATTTGCTGGCAAATTATGTAATATAAATTACAATCGGGGAAAAGGCTAACTCACTATTCCTTTTCCCCAAAGAACAATTGCCCACTAATGAGCAATAGACTTTTTATGTCAGCGTTGTGAAAATAACGGATACGCTTGTGTAATTAATTCTATTATCAGGGAATGTCATATCCTTAATAAGCGTACCATCAGTGTTGTAGTTATAAATATGATTGGCTGAAGACAAGTACAAATCATTATTTGGCCCTGCAGCAATACCGCTGATATTAAAGCCAGTATTCTTATAAGATAATTGATTAAGTGCCAAGTCACGTATGGTAAACCCTTCCTGGGAGCCATTATAAGATGCATAAACTCGCTCACCTATAACGGTAACATCAGTGTAATTAATAGAACTGATGGGAAACTCCATGTCTTTTATTAAAGTACCATCTGTCTTGTAGTGATAAATATGGTTACCAGCAGCAACATAGACATCATTATTTGGGCCCGCAGCAATACCACTGGCTTTTACACCTGTATTAAAATAAGACAACTGGTTCAGATTCAAGTCACGAACAGTGACACCTAATTGAGAGCCTTCATAAGCAGCATACACTCTGTCGCCTTTAACAATAACACTGGTATAATTGATGCCACCATCAGGAAAGGTCATATCCCTAATTAACTTCCCGCTGTTATTATAGTGAAATATATGGTTATTTGAAGTTAAATACACATCATTATCAGGGCCTGCAGCAATACCGCTGAAGTTAAAATCTGTGCCAACAAAAGACAGCTGATTTAACTGAAAGTCACGTATGGTAAAGCCTCTTTGTGAGCCATTATAAGATGCGTAGACATTGTTATTATTCATGCTTGATATCCTTATCAATCCTTTTAACTGTTTTATACAGCTACTTTTATATACCAGCTACTTCATACCTGCTATGGTGATATCTAATCTCAACCTTTTTGTTAACCAAAGATTTAATAAAATGAAATAACTGGGTGCAATACAATCTTACACCAGTTTTATAAAATTATCTCATAAAAAAGTTGACTGATTTATTACACCCTAACAATTAATCAAACAGAAATAGTAACACATTTTACTGGATCAAAATGAGGGTTTTCCTCACCTGGGTAGCCTTTGGGATTACATAGTATTCGACAGTTTCCTAGTTTATAGTCAACGCTATTATGCAAATGGCCATGAATCCAACAAGTTGGTTGATGCCTTAGTATTAAGATTTCCAAGTCAGATACATAGGCCGCAGTGGTTATATCTTCCCGCTTATGTGCAGGAGCTGACATTGATAACCAGCAATTCTTGGGTCACCAAATAACTCAAAATTAGTCCACAATGTACACCCTAAAAAGTTAACTCCATTAATCGTGACATAACTATTTTCCAGTACCTGTATATTTGTAGCTTTAGTTTTGTCTTTCAGTTTCCCAATTAATTTAGGGTATGCATTGCCGTAAACTCGTGATTACCCAAAATATAAATTACAGGTTTATCAGTTATATTTTTTGCTGCCCAATCGACTCCATGCTCTTTCGTGTGAATATCCCCAGCTAAAACGACAACATCAGCATCACAGGACTCATATTGATAATATTTAAACTCAACATGCAAATCACTTAATATTTGTACCTTCATTTGATGTTTACTATCACTTTAAATCTAGCTAATTAAACTAAAACAGCAGAAGATTTAATCACAAGTCATCACTTCTATAACGAACCCAGTCGCCCCCTATAAAGCTCCGTTCAGCGCACCAACCTGGAGGCAAGTCAGCAATACTGAGTAATGTATTGTCTGTTGATATAACCTCTGCCATCCCTACTAACATTAAGTCTTCAGAAGCATTAGTAATACCACAAGTAAACGCCCATGAGTGATCTTCAGAGTAATGCACCACTGAAAGCACTGGTAAATGTTTCACCATTACTTGTCGTGTAGTAACAGTAACAACATTCTC
It encodes:
- a CDS encoding universal stress protein, whose translation is MYTKIMVPIDLTHLDKMGKALQAAADLAKLYGAEVYYVSVTGSLPSELARNPEVFAKKLDEFVAMQNSTYGVKGFGHPITASDPAADLDRLLSDAGEAIEADLVIMASHVPGFWENLFHAHGNYVATHAHMSVFLVR
- the nhaD gene encoding sodium:proton antiporter NhaD, which produces MWLHYAVIGLALLALLGVVLEEVIHINKAKITLFLGALAWILLFVSNHGGPENQETIIHGLESNIAEIASLWLFLLAAMTFVAYLNKKGMIENLIYLFLPKQVSERKLLFLTGLFCFIFSSLADNITATLVSVTLILSLRMDTAKTLRFAALLVFAVNSGGVALITGDVTTLMIFLQDKVEILDLLMLSMPSFVAVMFMATILSLGLSGEVTVQQHRAEVRSVDIIIACVFLSTIVGTIILNVAYQIPPVLTFLFGLSIMFLVARFFNDDIENDPILEYIRSIEFEALLFFLGILLLVGALKEINVLESLLSMYSLASPLVANYLMGLLSACIDNVPLTAALLKSGITMTKAEWLGLTYAVGVGGSLLIIGSAAGIVAMSKIPGLTFGKYARYGLALLGAYSVGYAGVYLLANYVI
- a CDS encoding metallophosphoesterase, translated to MKVQILSDLHVEFKYYQYESCDADVVVLAGDIHTKEHGVDWAAKNITDKPVIYILGNHEFTAMHTLN